In Acidobacteriota bacterium, a single genomic region encodes these proteins:
- a CDS encoding VWA domain-containing protein, translated as MEPLLADAERRAFERLEGPGARERFLRGFWAARPERLLERWQENREARDQLRERSPAMARAVLLAGKPGFRQPVEPCESELRRIEIWIYDGWRLEHQFGRPPPPGEDEIVLAFVQQVNFDPRSMRLWSPDSGVDLTFDRERPESANDDAATQPAGALRVLDQAERRRCLTPTERGRLERRLGRAVSWREFIERLGWAAATSDAGWVDRFLRVEAVLDAHTMALPGVALDFEPLGSENRRTAMRGRLRLPPDHLAAIGAGQILDRVTITGDVFLRDRLADAFVVTHHVSGGSADIALDFYRRLPAGDYRLEIRAEDHLSRGLLRMSRALEVPALDVPPGVPGLGLLSRRETIVLNQLPSVELLAPEGRVLGSTVTARVVASPAVARVVFLRDGETVATAHAPPFVRDLELPSRRHRIEVQGHDAAGGLLARHALEIEREEHPFSIALERPDPTFIEEALDLSVRVDVPSGRELDRVDCHLDAALLQTITSPPFRCRVPAGPRLPLSFVRAAATLRTGETVENLVFLGSGAPEEIEVRLVDLLVSVGGRRAGPATGLDAVDFRVLHRGVEARIRDFRNLADRPLTVALLMDISSSMGRGVRVAATSAQRFFEGILTDRDAASLIVFNHDLDRLAPFSGDTRLLHYAAEALRAWGSTRLYDGIAYAVSSFAGRPDRRALVVLSDGADTDSNLDFETVLAQVELAGVVVYPIALRVNDPATAEALERLADRTGGRYHAAASVEDLDRIYREIERDLRSQYLIAFEPPPGVEARADGLRDIQVEVSRAGLTVTGVRSRGR; from the coding sequence GTGGAGCCGCTGCTCGCCGACGCAGAACGTCGGGCTTTCGAGCGCCTGGAAGGCCCGGGCGCCCGCGAACGCTTCCTCCGCGGCTTCTGGGCGGCACGGCCTGAGCGCCTGCTCGAGCGCTGGCAGGAGAACCGCGAGGCCCGCGACCAGTTGAGGGAGCGGTCTCCCGCGATGGCACGCGCCGTGCTTCTGGCCGGAAAACCCGGATTCCGGCAGCCGGTCGAACCCTGCGAGTCGGAGCTGCGGCGGATCGAGATCTGGATCTACGACGGCTGGCGGCTCGAACACCAGTTCGGTCGACCGCCGCCGCCAGGCGAAGACGAAATCGTCCTGGCGTTCGTGCAGCAGGTGAACTTCGACCCGCGGTCCATGCGGCTGTGGTCGCCGGACTCGGGCGTTGATCTGACCTTCGACCGGGAACGGCCGGAGAGCGCGAACGACGATGCCGCGACACAACCGGCCGGCGCTCTCCGCGTGCTGGACCAGGCGGAACGCCGACGCTGCCTGACCCCGACCGAGCGAGGCCGCCTGGAGCGGCGGCTCGGCCGCGCCGTGAGTTGGAGAGAGTTCATCGAGCGGCTCGGCTGGGCCGCCGCGACGTCCGACGCCGGCTGGGTCGACCGTTTCCTTCGCGTCGAAGCAGTGCTCGACGCGCACACCATGGCCCTGCCGGGCGTCGCGCTCGACTTCGAACCCCTCGGCAGCGAGAACCGGCGCACGGCGATGCGCGGTCGGCTGCGGCTGCCTCCCGACCACCTTGCCGCGATCGGCGCCGGCCAGATCCTCGATCGCGTGACGATCACCGGCGACGTCTTCCTGCGCGACCGGCTGGCCGACGCCTTCGTCGTCACCCATCACGTGAGCGGCGGAAGCGCGGACATCGCTCTCGACTTCTACCGGCGGCTGCCGGCCGGCGACTACCGACTCGAGATCCGCGCCGAGGATCACCTGAGCCGCGGGCTGCTCCGGATGAGTCGCGCGCTCGAGGTGCCGGCGCTCGACGTGCCGCCCGGCGTCCCGGGCCTCGGCCTCCTGAGCCGTCGCGAGACGATCGTGCTCAACCAGTTGCCGAGCGTCGAGTTGCTGGCGCCCGAGGGCCGCGTCCTCGGTTCGACCGTCACCGCCCGTGTCGTCGCCAGCCCGGCCGTCGCTCGGGTCGTCTTCCTGCGCGACGGCGAGACGGTCGCAACCGCCCACGCCCCTCCCTTCGTGCGAGACCTCGAGTTGCCGAGCCGCCGCCACCGGATCGAGGTCCAGGGACACGACGCCGCGGGAGGGCTCCTGGCACGTCACGCACTGGAGATCGAGCGGGAAGAACACCCGTTCTCCATCGCGCTCGAGCGTCCGGATCCGACGTTCATCGAGGAGGCGCTCGACCTGTCCGTGCGCGTCGACGTCCCGTCCGGCCGAGAACTCGACCGCGTCGACTGCCATCTGGACGCCGCACTCCTCCAGACCATCACGTCGCCGCCCTTCCGTTGCCGGGTTCCGGCCGGACCGCGCCTGCCCCTGAGCTTCGTTCGGGCGGCCGCAACGCTCCGCACGGGCGAGACTGTCGAGAACCTCGTCTTCCTCGGGTCGGGAGCACCGGAAGAGATCGAGGTGCGCCTCGTCGACCTGCTGGTCTCGGTCGGAGGCCGGCGGGCGGGGCCCGCAACGGGACTCGACGCAGTCGACTTCCGCGTACTGCACCGGGGCGTCGAAGCACGGATCCGCGACTTCCGGAACCTCGCCGACCGACCACTCACCGTGGCACTGCTGATGGACATCTCGAGTTCCATGGGCCGCGGCGTCCGCGTCGCCGCAACCAGTGCCCAGCGTTTCTTCGAGGGCATCCTGACCGATCGCGACGCCGCCAGCCTCATCGTCTTCAACCACGACCTTGACCGTCTGGCGCCCTTCTCAGGCGACACGCGCCTGCTCCACTACGCCGCCGAGGCCCTGCGGGCATGGGGCTCCACCCGGCTCTACGACGGAATCGCCTATGCCGTCTCGTCCTTCGCCGGTCGTCCCGACCGGCGTGCCCTGGTCGTGCTCAGCGACGGCGCCGACACGGACAGCAATCTCGACTTCGAGACCGTGCTGGCGCAGGTCGAACTGGCCGGCGTCGTCGTCTATCCGATCGCCCTGCGGGTCAACGACCCGGCCACTGCCGAGGCTTTGGAACGCCTCGCGGATCGCACCGGCGGCCGCTACCACGCCGCCGCTTCCGTCGAGGACCTGGACCGCATCTACCGGGAGATCGAGCGCGATCTCCGCTCCCAGTACCTGATCGCTTTCGAACCGCCGCCCGGAGTCGAGGCGCGCGCCGACGGGCTGCGGGACATTCAGGTCGAGGTGTCGCGGGCGGGGCTGACAGTCACGGGAGTGAGGAGTCGGGGAAGATAG